From a region of the Macrobrachium nipponense isolate FS-2020 chromosome 3, ASM1510439v2, whole genome shotgun sequence genome:
- the LOC135221983 gene encoding techylectin-5A-like isoform X1, whose translation MNGRYLWVWTLVLGLVTHSASVNRMVSLPPSERSVSRPLRQSEDPVTPEGDFGGGERDLEEPLNERDALRRVLEEKEELLSRIGMLERANRELTLANSVIASTPSDEKIGNTRPADCADHFVMGAKTSGIYEIYPFTCLCGEPLRVYCDMETDGGGWTVFMARQPGDIPLGFNRSWSEYRSGFGDASGEFWLGNVHLHAMTSSREYALRMDAHLSSGDVKFGAWGSFRVSTEANRFRLSLSSYSAESTTRSNCLPNVNGLLFTTYDRDNDETTGNCAVTEGGGFWHYRCNNLIHPTASRSEGLTSSCFNNQQDTAVFLQLKIRPVICESFVKTIFLNANKCHSCP comes from the exons ATGAACGGACGATACCTGTGGGTTTGGACCTTAGTCCTTGGTCTGGTGACGCACAGCGCAAGCGTAAACCGAATGGTGTCCCTTCCACCTTCTGAG AGAAGCGTATCTCGTCCTTTGCGACAATCAGAGGATCCGGTTACTCCTGAAGGAGATTttggaggaggggagagagacttGGAGGAGCCGTTGAACGAGAGGGACGCCCTTCGAAGAGTCCTCGAGGAGAAGGAAGAACTCCTTTCCAGAATTGGAATGCTCGAGAGAGCCAACCGCGAGCTCACATTGGCAAATAG TGTGATCGCCAGTACACCGAGTGACGAAAAGATTGGAAATACCAG ACCAGCCGATTGTGCAGACCACTTCGTTATGGGCGCTAAAACGAGCGGAATCTACGAGATCTATCCCTTCAC GTGTTTATGCGGCGAACCTCTGCGAGTCTATTGCGACATGGAGACAGATGGTGGAGGTTGGACTGTGTTCATGGCCAGGCAACCTGGCGATATTCCCCTGGGCTTCAACAGGTCCTGGAGCGAATACAGGTCTGGATTTGGTGACGCTTCGGGAGAATTTTGGCTGG GTAATGTGCACCTTCATGCAATGACCTCCAGCAGGGAATACGCTCTACGCATGGACGCCCACCTGTCTTCTGGCGATGTCAAATTTGGAGCCTGGGGCTCCTTCAGGGTATCCACTGAAGCCAACAG gtttagGCTTTCCTTGTCTTCGTACTCAGCTGAAAGCACTACAAGATCCAACTGCCTCCCAAACGTTAATGGACTGCTCTTCACCACTTACGACAGGGACAATGATGAAACGACAG GAAACTGCGCTGTCACGGAAGGAGGGGGCTTCTGGCACTACCGGTGCAATAATCTTATCCACCCAACGGCCTCCCGAAGTGAAGGACTCACCAGCTCTTGCTTCAACAATCAGCAGGACACTGCCGTTTTCCTGCAACTCAAGATCCGCCCTGTCATCTGTGAGTCGTTCGTCAAGACTATTTTTCTGAACGCCAACAAGTGTCACAGCTGCCCTTAA
- the LOC135221983 gene encoding angiopoietin-4-like isoform X5: MNGRYLWVWTLVLGLVTHSASVNRMVSLPPSERSVSRPLRQSEDPVTPEGDFGGGERDLEEPLNERDALRRVLEEKEELLSRIGMLERANRELTLANSVIASTPSDEKIGNTRPADCADHFVMGAKTSGIYEIYPFTCLCGEPLRVYCDMETDGGGWTVFMARQPGDIPLGFNRSWSEYRSGFGDASGEFWLGNVHLHAMTSSREYALRMDAHLSSGDVKFGAWGSFRVSTEANRFRLSLSSYSAESTTRSNCLPNVNGLLFTTYDRDNDETTGR; encoded by the exons ATGAACGGACGATACCTGTGGGTTTGGACCTTAGTCCTTGGTCTGGTGACGCACAGCGCAAGCGTAAACCGAATGGTGTCCCTTCCACCTTCTGAG AGAAGCGTATCTCGTCCTTTGCGACAATCAGAGGATCCGGTTACTCCTGAAGGAGATTttggaggaggggagagagacttGGAGGAGCCGTTGAACGAGAGGGACGCCCTTCGAAGAGTCCTCGAGGAGAAGGAAGAACTCCTTTCCAGAATTGGAATGCTCGAGAGAGCCAACCGCGAGCTCACATTGGCAAATAG TGTGATCGCCAGTACACCGAGTGACGAAAAGATTGGAAATACCAG ACCAGCCGATTGTGCAGACCACTTCGTTATGGGCGCTAAAACGAGCGGAATCTACGAGATCTATCCCTTCAC GTGTTTATGCGGCGAACCTCTGCGAGTCTATTGCGACATGGAGACAGATGGTGGAGGTTGGACTGTGTTCATGGCCAGGCAACCTGGCGATATTCCCCTGGGCTTCAACAGGTCCTGGAGCGAATACAGGTCTGGATTTGGTGACGCTTCGGGAGAATTTTGGCTGG GTAATGTGCACCTTCATGCAATGACCTCCAGCAGGGAATACGCTCTACGCATGGACGCCCACCTGTCTTCTGGCGATGTCAAATTTGGAGCCTGGGGCTCCTTCAGGGTATCCACTGAAGCCAACAG gtttagGCTTTCCTTGTCTTCGTACTCAGCTGAAAGCACTACAAGATCCAACTGCCTCCCAAACGTTAATGGACTGCTCTTCACCACTTACGACAGGGACAATGATGAAACGACAG GTAGATGA
- the LOC135221983 gene encoding angiopoietin-4-like isoform X4, whose protein sequence is MNGRYLWVWTLVLGLVTHSASVNRMVSLPPSERSVSRPLRQSEDPVTPEGDFGGGERDLEEPLNERDALRRVLEEKEELLSRIGMLERANRELTLANSVIASTPSDEKIGNTRPADCADHFVMGAKTSGIYEIYPFTCLCGEPLRVYCDMETDGGGWTVFMARQPGDIPLGFNRSWSEYRSGFGDASGEFWLGNVHLHAMTSSREYALRMDAHLSSGDVKFGAWGSFRVSTEANRFRLSLSSYSAESTTRSNCLPNVNGLLFTTYDRDNDETTDDGVNGPSQTPVC, encoded by the exons ATGAACGGACGATACCTGTGGGTTTGGACCTTAGTCCTTGGTCTGGTGACGCACAGCGCAAGCGTAAACCGAATGGTGTCCCTTCCACCTTCTGAG AGAAGCGTATCTCGTCCTTTGCGACAATCAGAGGATCCGGTTACTCCTGAAGGAGATTttggaggaggggagagagacttGGAGGAGCCGTTGAACGAGAGGGACGCCCTTCGAAGAGTCCTCGAGGAGAAGGAAGAACTCCTTTCCAGAATTGGAATGCTCGAGAGAGCCAACCGCGAGCTCACATTGGCAAATAG TGTGATCGCCAGTACACCGAGTGACGAAAAGATTGGAAATACCAG ACCAGCCGATTGTGCAGACCACTTCGTTATGGGCGCTAAAACGAGCGGAATCTACGAGATCTATCCCTTCAC GTGTTTATGCGGCGAACCTCTGCGAGTCTATTGCGACATGGAGACAGATGGTGGAGGTTGGACTGTGTTCATGGCCAGGCAACCTGGCGATATTCCCCTGGGCTTCAACAGGTCCTGGAGCGAATACAGGTCTGGATTTGGTGACGCTTCGGGAGAATTTTGGCTGG GTAATGTGCACCTTCATGCAATGACCTCCAGCAGGGAATACGCTCTACGCATGGACGCCCACCTGTCTTCTGGCGATGTCAAATTTGGAGCCTGGGGCTCCTTCAGGGTATCCACTGAAGCCAACAG gtttagGCTTTCCTTGTCTTCGTACTCAGCTGAAAGCACTACAAGATCCAACTGCCTCCCAAACGTTAATGGACTGCTCTTCACCACTTACGACAGGGACAATGATGAAACGACAG ATGATGGAGTAAATGGACCCTCTCAGACCCCTGTTTGCTAA
- the LOC135221983 gene encoding ficolin-3-like isoform X2: protein MNGRYLWVWTLVLGLVTHSASVNRMVSLPPSERSVSRPLRQSEDPVTPEGDFGGGERDLEEPLNERDALRRVLEEKEELLSRIGMLERANRELTLANRPADCADHFVMGAKTSGIYEIYPFTCLCGEPLRVYCDMETDGGGWTVFMARQPGDIPLGFNRSWSEYRSGFGDASGEFWLGNVHLHAMTSSREYALRMDAHLSSGDVKFGAWGSFRVSTEANRFRLSLSSYSAESTTRSNCLPNVNGLLFTTYDRDNDETTGNCAVTEGGGFWHYRCNNLIHPTASRSEGLTSSCFNNQQDTAVFLQLKIRPVICESFVKTIFLNANKCHSCP, encoded by the exons ATGAACGGACGATACCTGTGGGTTTGGACCTTAGTCCTTGGTCTGGTGACGCACAGCGCAAGCGTAAACCGAATGGTGTCCCTTCCACCTTCTGAG AGAAGCGTATCTCGTCCTTTGCGACAATCAGAGGATCCGGTTACTCCTGAAGGAGATTttggaggaggggagagagacttGGAGGAGCCGTTGAACGAGAGGGACGCCCTTCGAAGAGTCCTCGAGGAGAAGGAAGAACTCCTTTCCAGAATTGGAATGCTCGAGAGAGCCAACCGCGAGCTCACATTGGCAAATAG ACCAGCCGATTGTGCAGACCACTTCGTTATGGGCGCTAAAACGAGCGGAATCTACGAGATCTATCCCTTCAC GTGTTTATGCGGCGAACCTCTGCGAGTCTATTGCGACATGGAGACAGATGGTGGAGGTTGGACTGTGTTCATGGCCAGGCAACCTGGCGATATTCCCCTGGGCTTCAACAGGTCCTGGAGCGAATACAGGTCTGGATTTGGTGACGCTTCGGGAGAATTTTGGCTGG GTAATGTGCACCTTCATGCAATGACCTCCAGCAGGGAATACGCTCTACGCATGGACGCCCACCTGTCTTCTGGCGATGTCAAATTTGGAGCCTGGGGCTCCTTCAGGGTATCCACTGAAGCCAACAG gtttagGCTTTCCTTGTCTTCGTACTCAGCTGAAAGCACTACAAGATCCAACTGCCTCCCAAACGTTAATGGACTGCTCTTCACCACTTACGACAGGGACAATGATGAAACGACAG GAAACTGCGCTGTCACGGAAGGAGGGGGCTTCTGGCACTACCGGTGCAATAATCTTATCCACCCAACGGCCTCCCGAAGTGAAGGACTCACCAGCTCTTGCTTCAACAATCAGCAGGACACTGCCGTTTTCCTGCAACTCAAGATCCGCCCTGTCATCTGTGAGTCGTTCGTCAAGACTATTTTTCTGAACGCCAACAAGTGTCACAGCTGCCCTTAA
- the LOC135221983 gene encoding ficolin-1-like isoform X3, with protein MNGRYLWVWTLVLGLVTHSASVNRMVSLPPSERSVSRPLRQSEDPVTPEGDFGGGERDLEEPLNERDALRRVLEEKEELLSRIGMLERANRELTLANSVIASTPSDEKIGNTRCLCGEPLRVYCDMETDGGGWTVFMARQPGDIPLGFNRSWSEYRSGFGDASGEFWLGNVHLHAMTSSREYALRMDAHLSSGDVKFGAWGSFRVSTEANRFRLSLSSYSAESTTRSNCLPNVNGLLFTTYDRDNDETTGNCAVTEGGGFWHYRCNNLIHPTASRSEGLTSSCFNNQQDTAVFLQLKIRPVICESFVKTIFLNANKCHSCP; from the exons ATGAACGGACGATACCTGTGGGTTTGGACCTTAGTCCTTGGTCTGGTGACGCACAGCGCAAGCGTAAACCGAATGGTGTCCCTTCCACCTTCTGAG AGAAGCGTATCTCGTCCTTTGCGACAATCAGAGGATCCGGTTACTCCTGAAGGAGATTttggaggaggggagagagacttGGAGGAGCCGTTGAACGAGAGGGACGCCCTTCGAAGAGTCCTCGAGGAGAAGGAAGAACTCCTTTCCAGAATTGGAATGCTCGAGAGAGCCAACCGCGAGCTCACATTGGCAAATAG TGTGATCGCCAGTACACCGAGTGACGAAAAGATTGGAAATACCAG GTGTTTATGCGGCGAACCTCTGCGAGTCTATTGCGACATGGAGACAGATGGTGGAGGTTGGACTGTGTTCATGGCCAGGCAACCTGGCGATATTCCCCTGGGCTTCAACAGGTCCTGGAGCGAATACAGGTCTGGATTTGGTGACGCTTCGGGAGAATTTTGGCTGG GTAATGTGCACCTTCATGCAATGACCTCCAGCAGGGAATACGCTCTACGCATGGACGCCCACCTGTCTTCTGGCGATGTCAAATTTGGAGCCTGGGGCTCCTTCAGGGTATCCACTGAAGCCAACAG gtttagGCTTTCCTTGTCTTCGTACTCAGCTGAAAGCACTACAAGATCCAACTGCCTCCCAAACGTTAATGGACTGCTCTTCACCACTTACGACAGGGACAATGATGAAACGACAG GAAACTGCGCTGTCACGGAAGGAGGGGGCTTCTGGCACTACCGGTGCAATAATCTTATCCACCCAACGGCCTCCCGAAGTGAAGGACTCACCAGCTCTTGCTTCAACAATCAGCAGGACACTGCCGTTTTCCTGCAACTCAAGATCCGCCCTGTCATCTGTGAGTCGTTCGTCAAGACTATTTTTCTGAACGCCAACAAGTGTCACAGCTGCCCTTAA